The following DNA comes from Sparus aurata chromosome 3, fSpaAur1.1, whole genome shotgun sequence.
gccctcgtcttcttcttcgccCTCACCCACATCCTCCAGCATGTCTTCTGTTTCCTCAGAGTCAGGGTGTAACTTCAGGGGCTGTCCAGTCTGATTTAGGAGGTAATCAACACCAAGCAGCTCTCCTatgaaaaagaacagaaaaatgtGCACTCGCATTAAGTTTGTACTATGTATTATATAAATactatttcattttaaaatcagagTTGTATCTCCGTATTTTTTATGAGTTTATGTTTTGCAAATAAAGCCTTGTTCTACTTAAAGACACTTAAAACCCAGAAACTAAAACTATTATGTTGCCAGATTACAATAAGACATACCAGTGTATTTAGCAGGTGGCCTGAAGGTTGGCACAAATGCACGGCCAAACACCTTCAGGCTGTTGGTGTTGACACAGTGGCTCACATCCCCGGCATATGTGAGGAGAGATGATGACCTGGTGGTCACCGCCAGCAGTACCCCGATCCTGGTTCCACCTGTTCAGGCCTTCCAGGAGGTACAGCTGgaagttcagtgtgtttgcacTGGTTCCTGataaatcatcaaaatatttaTGCCAATGAAAAAAGGGTTTTGCTTTTCAATCTGAATAATGAATCAattcaaaaaaacattaattatttaaaatatcATACATAGAAGAGACACCAACCTGGAATGAACCTGTTAAGGTGGAGGTGAAAGGATTCCAGGGATGTGGACCCTCTGGCACAGCGGTAACTGGTCAAAATGATCCCTCCCTTTGTGGTAGTGCCAGTCTCGGTGTACAACTGCACACCTGGCACGTCCTGGATGCACTTGACGTGGTGTTTCTGCACACACCAGATGTGCTCCATTCGGACCTGGTCCAGCAGCGGCACCCCCATGAGGTCTCCCACCCAGTGTTTGGAGCAGTCGCTCGATGAGGATGATGGTAGTTTCCTTGCCCCGTGTCGTTCGGCGACAGTACTGGCTCAGCTCTTCCTTTCTGATCCGCGTGTCCACCAGGTGATCAATGATATCAGGCACACCCTCCTGCCTGAGCTGCTGTCGCTTTGCCTGCCGCAACAGAGTGAGGTCCCCAGCATCCCACTCGAAAATGCATGCAGACAGACCGCCCATGAAGGAGGGGTAGAGGGCATGAGCATCTGTGGTGCAGCCAACAGCCAGCCTCCTCATAAAGTGCCAGATGTCAAGTCTTATGTTGAGGTCTTGCCACTCTGCAAACGTGGTCTGCAGCTTGCTCATCCCGTCACTCACACAGCAGCCACAGTCCACATATAGCAGCACAGGGGGTGGAACTGCTGCCTGGTGGTACCGCTGCATGATCCCAGACGCCATGGTGCTCAGTCCAGGTCCCTCCAGCACGGACAGGACACTGATCAGGATCTGGCCAACCTCATTGCCAAGCGAGGTCACCCAGAGAGCTGTCCCCTTGCCGTGGCCGGCCAACTTCTTTGTGATCTGGAATTAGACAACAGGAATGTTTAAAATTACACATTTCTTTTAACTGTCTAAAGGCAGGGAGTGTAGATAGATTTATTACCTAGCACACAATAATAATAGCTGCTAATGTCTGTTACACTAGTATTCATTACCTTTTTGGTTGAGTCCATCTTTAAGATGGAGCCAAATGTGGAGGTGATGCTGGCCTTAATGTGCTCCAGGCGGGAGAAGATGTCCCTGTTATACACAGTAAGCAGCCAGCGACTGGTAGGGATTTCGATGGGCTCTGGAGGCTCCAGGCAGACCACTGGGAAGAGACTCGGTTGATCCACAAAGTCAGCACACTCCCCGAGATAGTGTGCCAACCGGTTCAGCCATTCCTCCCCATGGTTCTCCTTCAGCTGCTTCACCAGTCGTGCTGGACTATTGCCCAGGGTCCGGTCCCGAAGCAGCCGaatgacacaaatgtcacaagCATACctgaaattaatatttcatatcatTAATgtgtatatgtaaaaaaaaaaagtgacagtgTACAATGAATGTATTGGACCAGATAAAGCACAATGTAAATTGCTATATTTTTCCTGGGcatgcacatttaaaaatataaaaagataaTTCCATATATTACTCATAAATATACTTGGCCAGTAATTATCAGACATTGGCAACATGACTCTCAACTTTCAACAACTTTTTCACATAGTAGTTTAAAAGTAATTAGGGAAAGCCTTGATGATCTTGTTTGTCCTATTTCACCATGAGCTGTTAGAATAAATTGTTTATGGGGTAGGGGAGCTAAGCCATACAATATCTTATGTCTTATTTCAAACATTGATCATACGAAAAAAATTCAAAGctcagttaaatgtgtgtttataataaatataaatttcAAAATAGTGTCATGTGTTTAAACAGTTACAAGGTGATTGTATTATTGTTGAATAGGCATGTGAGCAGGTGCTGGCACAAGACAGATGTGGTAATATCATAGTGCATGTATATCATAGCTACACCTGCATTTAAGTTATTCTGAATGATGTAgaatttatttatgtaaataagtttgattttgtcttaaaatgtaatttgtttttattgttgcacTCATTCGTTACATGTTTATTGGAGGGTAATTTCAGTGGTGTATGAGGTTTTAAAATCTACTTTACTCACTTGCGGGTCAGGATCAGCCGGAACAGCTTCTGGTGCGGCAAATCAAGCTGGTCACGGACAGTCTGACTTGTTGACAGATAGTTCAGAGAACACACAGTGCACCTCAGTGTCTCTGTCACCATCAGGTAGTACCTGTCGACGTCAAGGACCTTCCGAGCCCTTTTGTGGACACCGTAGCCTGTCAGCTGCTTTCCACAAACTGGGCAGGACACCCTCACCTTCCACAGGTGATATGGCATCCATACCATCAGCCGATGTGTAAAGAAGCGGTCGGGTGTCGGTGTATGGTGGTAGATAAGGGCAGGGACAGGGGGCTCATACCACAGCTTCAAATCTGTCCGTAGTTTGCCAGTCTGAAACAGTGTGTTAGCAATCCATCTCTGGTCCTGCACAGGGATGGTCTTGCTCATTTCATACGGCAACCAGAATGAagctgcctgagctcctccagacTCATcctgttaaaaacacataaGAATGCCATTGTTGCATAAATAAAggacacacaaaatgacaacagcATAGGCAAACCAATGAATAAAGGCTAAACTCACAGAGGCTGCTGCCTGGCTGGTGGGAGCAGCAGGGCTGGGTGTCGTCATGGAGGCCGTAGAGGGGGTCATCACAGAGAATGGAGCAGGGCTGGGGGTCCTCATGGAGGCCGCAGAGGGGGTCATCACAGAGGATGGAGCAGGGCTGGGGGTCCTCATGGAGGCCGTAGAGGGGGTCATCACAGAGGATGAAGTTTGGCTCTGGGTCTTCACGGtggatggaggagaaggagaagggctGGGAGTCTTTCTACATACTAAATTTGGCTTTACTGAGGCTGACTGTGCTCCACCAAATCGTGATTTAACGAACTGGAAGGAGATACAATAACAACGAATTAATTTCAGAATGCAAAGCATAAGACAATTCATACAAGACATTAATAACTGCAACAATATTCACCATAGCTAAACTTGGAGGGGGGCGCAGGAAAGACCGCTGGGCTAAATGATCACCACCGGCTGAGACTGAGGCCACAGGCTGAACATCAGCAGGGGACTGAGTGGCAGGCTGCTAAAACAAGAGGATTATGACATGTGCTGTGCTGTGCAACAGCATAACAGCAATGTAAACAGACATGCAATATTTTTCTAATGCTGACCTTAACAGTGTGAAAGCCACAATTACAGGTCGTGGATCCTCCAAAGAGAGTGGTCTGTCCACGGGCCTGCAAGGGGCATTTCTCAATCAGAATTGTATTCAGCCTAGACTGAGACACTTTCTGCACCAACAGAATGACTATTTCTCATCTAGTGATATGCATGGTCATGAGTAATAGGTGGATATTTTGCTGCACTTTACTTACCTTCTGGTAGAGGTCAAAGGCTTTGCGCTGCCTTGGGAATGGTCTGTTGCCTCCTCCAGCAGGCCAAACCCCAGAGCTGGCGAATGATTTCAGCCTCACCATCCACTCCCCCTCTCCCATTGCCTTGTGGCTCTTTGGTTTAGTGCTCATCTGAAGACAACATGGAAAAAATCACAGTGGTTACATCTATGAATCACAGCATAAACGTAGTGTGCTGAACAAGTGTGCAAGCAAGTCCTGTGAAATTCCAGTCAACATTTACAGACTGTATTTTTAGATGACTGCTAAACACCTTTATACACATTTATCTATACAATGATATGCTCACATGTCCTGTGCAATTATCCAACCATGATATCTATCAGTGAGAGGTGTATATCATGCAtacatttcttcattttgatTTTACTTCTAAATTAATCAATCACTTATTTCCTCTCATTTTGACTCCTGAGCTGCTATTACAAGTTACTGGTGTAGGATCAATAGAAGTCACGTTATCTTTTCATGTTTGCATTCAGGTAATGTTACGGTAATGACATGACTATAAGAACTGTCATACTTGGGCTTCAGGTTGGCTGATAAGGTCCGTTATTTCTTGAAAGTAGTTTAAATGAATTCACAAACTAAGCTCGAGGGAACAACACCGCCCCCAAACACCAGGGGCGCTGTGCCGCTCGGATACTTCCTTAAGTCCGCTTCGGTACACGTCATgcatacagcagctttaaggtTTTGAGCATGCGCCGTTATAGCTCCTTCTATCTGCGGTTCGAAGAGCACAGCTGAACAGCAACGGTATGTTCTTGTATTTCATCCCTTTAACTACGGAAACCCCTCTGTTTTGCTAACCTGTTATTTTAGAATGAGAAATATAAACACGTTTCCATTTCTGTGAAACAAATGCCGACAATGAGCGCTTGCCTTCAGTTTCACAGAGAGCTTTAGTATTTGGTGTCTAGTTTGGTCCACGTAAGCGTGTGTCACAGTCAGTGTTCAGATCTTTGACTTTGAGGcaagctaaaatataaaaccATTTACTCCATATGTTCTTTCAAGCTCTCAACTATTTTAGCagaaatgctgctgctgttgttttagtCGATACAGCTCAGTTGAAATGGCTTTAACACTAGCTCCCATCGTAGCACACTGTAGCCATGAACATATTTATGTTAAATCATCGTCGGGTTGATCTAATCTGACGTTTCTCTGCAAATAATACGACGCTTTGACATACCTAAGTAATTTTCCACAGACATTTCCCTATATATTGGGATTAGATTATGTAGGCTATTTCATGATTAGCTCGCTAACGTCCGGACAGAGCCTTTTATCGGTGAACAATTTAAAGCATTTTCCTGCTTCGTCTGGACAATAAAGTTCTTTCTTCTAACGTTACAGACCCAAATGTATGTGGCACCTGAACATCAGCCATATGAAGTCGTCCTTCATAAACCATGGGCATCATATCCCAACAGAGAATATGTCTTTAAAGTGAATATCTCTAGTAGTTAGTCAGATTTGTATTTGGCTCACTGTGGCCTGATTTTCTTCCAGATGACGAAGATGCTGCATGTGTTTCTGGTCCTGGCTCTGCTCGGTCTGGGCTCAGGAGACGAGGGAGCCCGTTTGCTGGCCTCTAAATCCCTGCTGAACCGCTATGCTGTGGAGGGCCGAGACCTCACCCTGCAGTACAACATCTACAATGTGGGCTCCAGGTCAGGAGAATTTTACTAAATGCGATAAAATACTCTCACATAGCCACTAAAATTTTTTGACTGTGTTAGACAAACTCTTGAAATGTCCAATTGCTTGTGAGCTGTGAATAAGCTCTTGTGGAATTAAAGAGAAGCTAAGCCCCAGAGTTTAAGCTGATGTTCCTCTACCATggaaattttttaaaaagcctatAGAATGTGGAAACAAAAGGTAATCAACATGGACAGGGCTGGGTGAGTATCTAAAACACGCCCATTAACTCGTTGTGCTGCCTCCTGCAGGGCAGCCTCCCCAGCCCCCCAACACACCAACACGCGcttaaatacatacacacaggcaCTGACATACTATATTGTTTAGCAAATTAGCAAAGCTTTTCATTTATGTAGTTTGGTTATGTGGCtattaggggtggtgaaaaaagtcgattattgattaatcgcgattatgatattgacgattatgattcgattattacatttccaaaaatcgatttaaaaaaaaaaaaaaattttttttttttttttttttttttttaaatagtaatacaaactggagtcctcctcttactggcttcgctacatggtccacagtctggagccaagatatgttattccatcctgGAGTTTTTTCACactaaatcgattccaaatctttacaaggggacaaacctttccgtgcaagagtccctcaactctgctcacagggtagcaataacgtgcgatgcctggacatccagagctacactctcatatgtgaccgttacagctcattatgtcagcagttaatggaagctaatgtcctacgtacttcagacaaaagctatggatgatagccacacaagcacaaatatGTGCGAGTTTCCCAAAGCAATGGCAggcgagtggggaatagagaaacacgccctggttctcgtcaccaacaatgcttctaacatgagtccggctgctgagcttggcagctttcttttaacagtgaaacactacatttaacacaaattaaaaaataataattttgatattacagttacactatacaatattgaaggtgctgtgaggtgttactcaaaagataagtaaaataattcagcagctgactgatgttaaatggaagatcaataatcgttaataattgaaaatcgaatcgataatcgttaataatcaaaaatcgatttgtaatcgaatcgagacttcaataatcggaatcaaatcgaatcgggaaattgggccgattaaccacccctagtgGCTATAAGCAGCAGATCTCTTGAATATTTGtgcttatttcttttttggccTATATGACATTAACCCTTTGACCCTGACACTGAACATGTCATGTCAACAAACACGTATAAGAAATTGTGAAAACTTCCATCATAAGTATTGCATAAAGTCCTTTTGTACTAATTTAATTTAGTGTAAACAGCTTGGGCTACATTCAGATCAAATCAGGTGATGTGTGAAAAGTCATGTCTCTTATGCTGTTAATAAGGGAAGTCCGTTTTGGCTGCAGTGGTGCTGGGGCTGCAGGGggttctggaaaaaaaacaacaaaaaacaaatgcaaccGGCTGCAACAAAAGGATTAAAACCAGCCTAACCTTTGGAGCCATGCAGCCCAATGTCACCTGTCTCCAATCACATAAGCTGGTGATCAGACTGGCAGCATGAAAGACTAAAACCACAGTGGAGtgtagggatgtaacggttaccggtgtcacggtaaaccatggtaaaat
Coding sequences within:
- the LOC115579081 gene encoding uncharacterized protein LOC115579081, producing the protein MSTKPKSHKAMGEGEWMVRLKSFASSGVWPAGGGNRPFPRQRKAFDLYQKARGQTTLFGGSTTCNCGFHTVKQPATQSPADVQPVASVSAGGDHLAQRSFLRPPPSLAMFVKSRFGGAQSASVKPNLVCRKTPSPSPSPPSTVKTQSQTSSSVMTPSTASMRTPSPAPSSVMTPSAASMRTPSPAPFSVMTPSTASMTTPSPAAPTSQAAASDESGGAQAASFWLPYEMSKTIPVQDQRWIANTLFQTGKLRTDLKLWYEPPVPALIYHHTPTPDRFFTHRLMVWMPYHLWKVRVSCPVCGKQLTGYGVHKRARKVLDVDRYYLMVTETLRCTVCSLNYLSTSQTVRDQLDLPHQKLFRLILTRKYACDICVIRLLRDRTLGNSPARLVKQLKENHGEEWLNRLAHYLGECADFVDQPSLFPVVCLEPPEPIEIPTSRWLLTVYNRDIFSRLEHIKASITSTFGSILKMDSTKKITKKLAGHGKGTALWVTSLGNEVGQILISVLSVLEGPGLSTMASGIMQRYHQAAVPPPVLLYVDCGCCVSDGMSKLQTTFAEWQDLNIRLDIWHFMRRLAVGCTTDAHALYPSFMGGLSACIFEWDAGDLTLLRQAKRQQLRQEGVPDIIDHLVDTRIRKEELSQYCRRTTRGKETTIILIERLLQTLGGRPHGGAAAGPGPNGAHLVCAETPRQVHPGRARCAVVHRDWHYHKGRDHFDQLPLCQRVHIPGILSPPP